A portion of the Deinococcus hopiensis KR-140 genome contains these proteins:
- a CDS encoding transposase has protein sequence MGTEPNFVCALQASGPFAPLILDGAVNGVSFEWYVREILCPALTPGQVVVQGNLSAHHRAPIRTHIEARNCMVLFLPPYSPDFNPTQGMFSKVKALVRAREWRDRTALLQGIWDALNAVSLRDVFGWFTHAFPDIF, from the coding sequence CTGGGGACGGAACCAAACTTCGTATGCGCGCTGCAGGCGAGTGGTCCCTTTGCGCCCCTGATCCTGGACGGTGCTGTCAACGGCGTGAGTTTCGAGTGGTACGTCCGAGAAATCCTGTGCCCAGCTTTGACCCCAGGACAGGTCGTGGTGCAGGGCAATCTCTCGGCACATCACCGTGCACCCATTCGGACGCACATCGAAGCCCGGAATTGTATGGTCCTGTTTCTGCCTCCCTACAGCCCCGACTTCAACCCGACCCAGGGCATGTTCTCTAAAGTCAAAGCCCTCGTCCGTGCCCGTGAGTGGCGAGACCGGACTGCTCTGCTTCAGGGCATTTGGGACGCTTTGAACGCCGTTTCGCTACGAGACGTTTTTGGCTGGTTCACGCACGCCTTCCCCGACATCTTCTGA
- a CDS encoding IS630 transposase-related protein has translation MKKRVGARRYSVDLRERIVAAALKEKDHQRVAETFDVDVRTIALYLKKHEVGTLTHVKRPTGRRPRVHSEHEQVLQQLEEDLDATLEEHARKLEAVTGLKISYRTVDRVFRRHGVTYKKNAGRVRTEGGTASAVPERPEAVPADPCPSGLS, from the coding sequence ATGAAGAAGCGGGTCGGGGCACGCAGATACAGCGTTGATCTTCGAGAACGGATTGTCGCAGCGGCGCTGAAGGAGAAGGACCATCAGCGGGTGGCTGAAACGTTCGACGTCGATGTGCGAACGATCGCGTTGTATCTGAAGAAACACGAGGTAGGCACCTTGACGCACGTGAAGCGCCCGACTGGGCGTCGCCCACGGGTGCACAGCGAGCATGAGCAAGTCCTCCAGCAACTGGAGGAGGACTTGGACGCCACCCTCGAAGAACATGCCCGCAAGTTGGAAGCTGTGACAGGACTGAAGATCAGTTATCGAACGGTGGACCGAGTCTTCCGTCGGCATGGCGTCACCTACAAAAAAAACGCGGGTCGCGTGCGCACAGAAGGAGGAACTGCGTCAGCAGTTCCTGAACGACCTGAAGCCGTACCTGCAGACCCCTGCCCGTCTGGTCTTTCTTGA
- a CDS encoding bifunctional 4-hydroxy-2-oxoglutarate aldolase/2-dehydro-3-deoxy-phosphogluconate aldolase translates to MPELLPLLRKHRLLAILRGVPSTRAPRLVAELRGAGIQLFEVALSDGHGLGALQAVRAAFGPDLFLGAGTVVTPELVRAAQAAGATFVVTPHVAPEVARASQEQGLGLLMGALTPTEIAEALAMGSAAVKVFPAGPLGPDYFRHLRGPYPDAPLLAVGGLSAQNVGEYLNAGALGAGVGGALTRTNWASPDWAALRTAAQHLVAAVGSTA, encoded by the coding sequence ATGCCTGAGTTGCTCCCGCTGTTGCGTAAGCACCGACTGCTCGCCATCCTGCGCGGCGTGCCAAGCACGCGTGCACCGCGCCTGGTGGCGGAATTGCGGGGCGCAGGCATCCAACTGTTCGAAGTGGCCCTCAGTGACGGGCACGGTTTGGGTGCGCTGCAGGCTGTCCGTGCCGCCTTCGGCCCTGACCTGTTTTTGGGAGCCGGCACGGTGGTGACGCCCGAACTCGTGAGGGCCGCGCAGGCCGCCGGAGCAACCTTCGTTGTGACGCCGCACGTGGCTCCCGAAGTGGCCCGGGCCTCCCAGGAACAGGGCCTGGGCCTGCTGATGGGGGCGCTCACCCCGACTGAAATTGCTGAGGCTCTCGCCATGGGAAGTGCGGCCGTGAAGGTGTTTCCGGCGGGCCCGCTCGGGCCGGATTACTTTCGGCACCTGCGCGGACCCTACCCGGACGCTCCACTCCTCGCCGTTGGAGGCCTCAGCGCTCAAAACGTCGGGGAGTACCTGAACGCCGGGGCACTCGGGGCCGGGGTGGGCGGTGCCCTCACCCGGACAAACTGGGCCTCTCCCGACTGGGCTGCGCTGAGGACGGCCGCGCAACACCTGGTCGCCGCTGTGGGGAGCACCGCATGA
- the dgoD gene encoding galactonate dehydratase, whose product MKITRLETFLVPPRWLFLKVETDEGICGWGEPIVEGRAHTVQAAVDELADVLVGQNPGHIEDLWQVMHRGGFYRGGAVFMSAIAGIDQALWDIKGKVLGAPVHSLLGGPCRDRMRVYSWIGGDRPAEVAAAASAAQQAGFTAIKMNATEEMTYLDVHSKIDAVLARVQAVRDATTPDFGIAVDFHGRVHLPMARVLARELDALRLLFIEEPVLSENLEALREVRRVTSTPIALGERMYSRWEFKAVLHEGLADILQPDLSHAGGITECRKIAAMAEAYDVAIAPHCPLGPIALAACLQVDAVAHNAAIQEQSLGIHYNQGSDLLDYLTDPAVFGYSNGYVAIPTSPGLGIEVNEAFVREQARTGHRWRNPVWRHADGSVAEW is encoded by the coding sequence ATGAAAATCACCCGGCTTGAGACTTTTCTGGTGCCGCCCCGGTGGTTGTTTCTCAAGGTGGAGACCGACGAAGGCATCTGCGGTTGGGGCGAACCGATTGTCGAGGGGCGCGCCCATACCGTTCAGGCGGCGGTGGATGAGCTCGCTGACGTGCTGGTCGGGCAGAATCCGGGGCACATTGAGGACTTGTGGCAGGTGATGCACCGGGGGGGCTTCTACCGGGGTGGCGCCGTGTTCATGAGCGCGATCGCGGGGATTGATCAGGCGTTGTGGGACATCAAAGGTAAGGTGCTGGGCGCGCCGGTGCACAGCCTGTTGGGCGGGCCGTGCCGTGACCGCATGCGGGTGTACTCCTGGATTGGAGGAGACCGGCCCGCTGAAGTGGCTGCCGCTGCAAGCGCGGCACAGCAGGCGGGCTTTACGGCAATCAAGATGAATGCCACTGAGGAAATGACCTACCTGGACGTGCACTCCAAGATTGACGCGGTCCTGGCGAGGGTTCAGGCCGTACGGGACGCCACGACGCCTGACTTTGGGATTGCGGTGGACTTCCACGGGCGTGTTCACCTGCCTATGGCGCGGGTGCTGGCCCGGGAACTTGATGCGCTGCGGTTACTGTTTATTGAGGAGCCGGTGCTCAGTGAGAATCTGGAGGCGTTGCGTGAGGTGCGCCGGGTGACAAGCACGCCGATCGCGCTGGGTGAGCGAATGTACTCCCGCTGGGAATTCAAGGCGGTGCTGCACGAAGGGCTGGCAGACATCCTGCAGCCTGACTTGTCGCACGCCGGAGGCATTACCGAATGCCGGAAGATCGCCGCGATGGCGGAGGCATACGACGTTGCGATTGCGCCGCACTGCCCCCTGGGTCCGATCGCGCTGGCCGCATGCCTCCAGGTGGACGCTGTGGCGCACAACGCGGCCATTCAGGAACAAAGTCTGGGGATCCACTACAACCAGGGCAGCGACCTGCTCGATTACCTGACGGACCCAGCGGTCTTCGGGTACTCCAACGGATACGTGGCCATTCCCACAAGCCCTGGGCTGGGCATTGAAGTGAATGAGGCGTTCGTTCGTGAGCAGGCGCGCACTGGGCACCGCTGGCGCAACCCAGTATGGCGACATGCAGACGGGAGTGTGGCCGAGTGGTAG
- a CDS encoding bifunctional 4-hydroxy-2-oxoglutarate aldolase/2-dehydro-3-deoxy-phosphogluconate aldolase, whose translation MSGLLDVLTRDRVLPLFTPEDLRASRTRLEALQDLGVRAVELTARSPKAATNFGTLRREFPNLLLGAGTILDPDTARAYLAQGAAFLVGPCLIPEVARVCREVGAPYLPGAGTVREVVEAQGAGAEIVKLFPAEVLGPAFVRALRGPLPGARLLVTGGVTPTEESVRTWLEAGALAVGLGGALFKLPAEQQLRRLKALLATARQLTPSEARP comes from the coding sequence GTGAGCGGCCTGTTGGACGTTTTGACGCGGGACCGGGTACTGCCCCTCTTCACGCCGGAGGACCTACGCGCGTCCCGCACCCGGTTGGAGGCCCTGCAGGACCTGGGCGTAAGAGCCGTGGAATTGACTGCCCGCTCCCCGAAGGCCGCCACGAACTTCGGCACACTTCGGCGTGAGTTCCCCAACCTGCTCCTTGGCGCGGGCACCATTCTGGACCCCGACACGGCCCGGGCGTACCTTGCGCAGGGAGCGGCCTTTCTCGTGGGCCCTTGCCTGATCCCGGAGGTGGCGAGGGTCTGCCGCGAGGTGGGCGCGCCGTATCTCCCCGGTGCGGGGACGGTGCGGGAGGTGGTTGAGGCGCAGGGCGCTGGGGCCGAGATCGTGAAGTTGTTTCCCGCTGAGGTTCTGGGTCCAGCCTTTGTCCGCGCGCTGCGCGGGCCTTTGCCCGGTGCGCGGCTGCTGGTGACGGGCGGCGTGACGCCCACCGAGGAAAGCGTGAGGACGTGGCTCGAAGCTGGCGCTCTGGCAGTCGGGCTGGGCGGCGCACTGTTCAAGCTGCCGGCTGAGCAGCAGCTTCGCCGCCTGAAGGCCCTGCTGGCCACCGCGCGGCAGCTGACCCCCAGTGAGGCGCGTCCATGA
- a CDS encoding sugar kinase, with translation MSGAAPGGVLTFGEGLMKLALPPAQRLEELGNLRAECAGSELNVAAALRTLGRPAAWVSGLPGGPLGDWVRAHVRALDVQDLSLERPGRLGTFYLEDHHPPRPSRAVYDREGTAFQALTAADLNGSWLGGRSALHVSGISLALGPGPRALALALVGAARERGAVVSFDVNHRRLLLPDHAAADTYGPAAQRADLTFVAERDAELFGGAEGLRALNPQAQIIVTRGARGSETHLPGGEVITQDAFPTAGPGRVGRGDAFAGGYLHAYLDGGSPREALRFAAACAALKTTLPGDQLRASEAELRAVQAGSETDEPRR, from the coding sequence ATGAGTGGTGCGGCTCCTGGAGGCGTCCTGACCTTCGGGGAGGGGCTGATGAAACTGGCCCTCCCGCCAGCGCAGCGCCTGGAAGAACTCGGGAACCTGCGCGCGGAATGCGCGGGGTCTGAGCTCAACGTTGCGGCGGCGCTACGGACGCTGGGCCGTCCGGCAGCGTGGGTGAGCGGTCTCCCCGGGGGTCCGCTGGGGGACTGGGTGCGCGCCCATGTTCGCGCGCTTGACGTTCAGGACCTCAGCCTGGAACGCCCAGGCCGGTTGGGCACGTTCTACCTCGAAGATCACCATCCACCCCGCCCCAGCCGCGCCGTATACGACCGTGAGGGCACAGCGTTTCAGGCCCTGACCGCCGCGGACCTGAACGGGTCCTGGCTCGGGGGCCGCTCAGCGCTGCACGTCAGCGGCATCAGCCTCGCGCTGGGACCGGGGCCGAGGGCGCTTGCGCTGGCTCTGGTGGGAGCGGCACGTGAACGCGGCGCCGTGGTGTCTTTCGACGTGAATCACCGCCGCTTGCTGCTCCCGGACCATGCCGCGGCAGACACCTATGGCCCAGCGGCGCAGCGTGCAGATCTCACCTTCGTTGCGGAACGTGACGCCGAGCTCTTCGGAGGAGCTGAGGGTCTGCGCGCCCTGAATCCCCAGGCCCAGATTATCGTCACCAGAGGCGCGCGGGGCAGCGAAACGCACCTGCCGGGCGGCGAGGTAATCACTCAGGACGCGTTTCCAACCGCGGGGCCCGGCCGGGTGGGTCGTGGGGACGCTTTCGCAGGCGGGTACCTCCACGCCTACCTGGACGGCGGGTCTCCCCGCGAGGCACTCCGCTTCGCCGCTGCGTGCGCCGCCCTGAAAACCACCCTTCCTGGTGACCAGCTGCGCGCCAGCGAAGCGGAGTTGCGGGCCGTCCAGGCAGGCAGCGAAACGGATGAACCGCGCCGCTGA
- a CDS encoding mannonate dehydratase, with product MQMTMRWFGSADPVPLWKLRQVPNLTGIVSALHDVPPGEPWTREGVAALRAQVEAVGLTLRVIESVPVHEDIKLGNARRDERISAFVASLEAVAAEGVPVVCYNFMPVFDWTRTDLATRLPDGSTTLTFRQAHVDGTPGEEPLPLPGWAEAYTPQALSALRMAYAAVGEEQLRANLAFFLRAVVPHAARLGVKLAIHPDDPPWPVLGLPRVVSTAEDLDFLLNAAPDEHNGLTFCTGSLGARADHDLPALARRFAHRIHFVHARNVRRHGQRDFDEVAHISAHGNIDLAQTVTRLAQLRPEVPIRPDHGRMIWGETGRPGYGLNDRALGATYLQGLIDGARLRSHA from the coding sequence ATGCAGATGACCATGCGCTGGTTTGGCTCCGCCGATCCCGTTCCCCTCTGGAAGCTCCGCCAGGTGCCCAACCTGACGGGTATTGTGAGCGCCCTGCACGACGTTCCTCCCGGTGAACCGTGGACCCGGGAGGGCGTGGCGGCTCTGCGCGCGCAAGTTGAAGCGGTTGGCCTCACACTCCGCGTGATCGAGAGCGTCCCGGTGCATGAGGACATCAAGCTGGGCAATGCCCGCCGAGATGAACGGATCTCCGCCTTCGTGGCCAGCCTGGAGGCCGTCGCCGCGGAGGGTGTACCTGTGGTTTGCTACAACTTCATGCCGGTGTTCGATTGGACCCGCACCGACCTCGCCACACGCTTGCCTGACGGCAGCACCACCTTGACGTTCCGCCAAGCGCATGTGGACGGCACCCCCGGTGAGGAGCCCCTCCCGCTCCCAGGCTGGGCGGAAGCGTACACTCCGCAGGCCCTGAGCGCGCTCCGCATGGCGTATGCGGCCGTGGGCGAGGAGCAACTGCGCGCCAACCTGGCCTTCTTCCTGCGCGCCGTGGTCCCGCACGCCGCGCGTTTGGGGGTCAAGCTTGCCATTCATCCGGACGATCCACCCTGGCCTGTGCTGGGACTGCCGCGCGTGGTCAGTACCGCCGAGGACCTGGACTTCCTGCTGAACGCTGCCCCCGACGAACACAATGGCCTGACCTTCTGCACGGGCTCCCTGGGGGCACGTGCAGACCACGACCTGCCCGCCCTCGCTCGGCGCTTTGCGCACCGCATCCATTTCGTGCACGCCCGCAATGTGCGTCGGCATGGACAGCGTGATTTTGATGAGGTGGCCCACATCAGCGCCCACGGCAACATTGACCTCGCGCAGACGGTCACGCGGCTTGCGCAGTTGCGTCCCGAGGTGCCCATCCGTCCGGATCACGGCAGGATGATCTGGGGGGAGACCGGCCGGCCGGGGTACGGCCTGAACGACCGTGCCCTGGGCGCCACGTACCTGCAGGGCCTGATTGACGGAGCGAGGCTGCGTTCCCATGCCTGA